The following proteins come from a genomic window of Streptomyces sp. GS7:
- a CDS encoding DUF6415 family natural product biosynthesis protein: MTTTTAPSAAPESGGVRTSPGEWPIVADTISRTIRRALCLGSGRPELGELAEVAEDLRGHVELLLVEARERAGCQSPTGCEVHHITARFDGIEQQTRRGLGDGALSAHVHVHQLARDCQWLLAHYTAREGW, encoded by the coding sequence ATGACCACAACGACAGCTCCATCCGCAGCCCCCGAGTCGGGTGGCGTGCGCACCTCCCCCGGCGAGTGGCCCATCGTTGCCGACACCATCAGTAGGACGATTCGCCGGGCTCTCTGCCTGGGCTCGGGGCGTCCCGAGCTCGGGGAACTGGCCGAGGTGGCGGAGGACTTGCGGGGGCATGTCGAACTGCTACTCGTCGAGGCCCGGGAGAGGGCCGGCTGCCAGTCGCCGACGGGCTGCGAGGTGCACCACATAACGGCCCGGTTCGACGGCATCGAGCAGCAGACGCGGCGGGGCCTCGGAGACGGCGCGTTGTCCGCCCACGTCCATGTGCATCAACTCGCCCGGGATTGCCAGTGGCTACTCGCCCACTACACGGCAAGGGAGGGCTGGTGA